The proteins below come from a single Bactrocera dorsalis isolate Fly_Bdor chromosome 5, ASM2337382v1, whole genome shotgun sequence genomic window:
- the LOC105227860 gene encoding microtubule-actin cross-linking factor 1, isoforms 6/7 gives MLSFGYTTFLHLLLATAVLSGVTQARQLRGNRYSARIEQADGVNGADGEVAVVEEVYPTPYPAAGYRPGRAFNLPGEADDEPTEGSGAVDTTTELPADEYTTTTESVVDVTTTTPYNWVPAELLSDDAAKQGRAAKAPYPAAGWRPSRAFLLPTEVKAIEEAEAAAVAAEEDAVPNDKDIVDATASLPNDKDIVDAFETSTATPLAPFTTQLPTDVESVTEVDAVEAVAEPAAPTAAQPTPYPPSGWRPSRAFLLPTEIESANQDSSITVNEPEDPVSPADKAGHPACGVSDNPVAPKPEEGAKENPDAERVYVTANLAPAVVNSPLTLPILLRSQRLITPPIYVPAGRSYAYSASVQSWR, from the coding sequence atgctaAGCTTCGGCTATACGACATTCCTCCATTTGCTACTTGCAACCGCAGTGCTGAGTGGCGTCACACAGGCGCGTCAGCTGCGCGGTAACCGCTACTCGGCGCGTATCGAGCAGGCTGATGGTGTTAATGGTGCCGATGGTGAGGTGGCTGTGGTAGAGGAAGTCTATCCAACGCCATATCCTGCTGCCGGCTATAGACCTGGCCGTGCATTCAATCTACCCGGCGAGGCTGATGACGAACCAACGGAAGGCTCCGGTGCCGTTGACACCACTACCGAATTGCCGGCGGACGAGTACACCACAACAACAGAGAGCGTTGTAGATGTCACCACCACCACACCCTACAATTGGGTACCCGCTGAGCTGTTGAGTGATGACGCTGCTAAGCAAGGGCGCGCAGCTAAGGCACCCTATCCAGCTGCTGGTTGGCGTCCAAGTCGCGCTTTTTTGTTGCCCACTGAAGTTAAAGCCATAGAAGAAGCAGAGGCTGCTGCAGTTGCCGCTGAGGAAGATGCTGTGCCAAACGATAAGGATATTGTGGATGCGACCGCATCTCTTCCAAACGATAAGGATATTGTGGATGCGTTCGAAACCAGCACTGCCACACCGCTTGCGCCATTCACAACGCAGCTGCCCACTGACGTTGAATCCGTAACTGAAGTGGACGCTGTGGAGGCTGTAGCGGAGCCGGCTGCACCAACCGCTGCCCAACCAACACCATATCCACCATCCGGCTGGCGTCCAAGTCGTGCTTTCCTACTGCCCACCGAGATCGAATCCGCCAATCAGGACTCCAGCATTACTGTCAATGAACCTGAGGATCCAGTGTCGCCCGCCGACAAGGCTGGTCATCCGGCTTGCGGTGTAAGCGACAATCCGGTAGCGCCAAAGCCGGAGGAAGGCGCCAAAGAGAATCCGGATGCGGAGCGCGTCTATGTTACAGCGAACTTGGCGCCGGCCGTGGTGAACTCGCCGCTAACGTTGCCGATATTGCTGCGTTCACAACGCTTGATCACACCGCCCATTTATGTGCCCGCTGGTCGCTCCTACGCCTACTCTGCCAGCGTGCAGAGCTGGCGCTAA
- the LOC125778608 gene encoding cyclic nucleotide-gated cation channel beta-1-like — MARFLQILLVASLAFALCAAEAPRFRARNGRLQLSKQRSRFLARQEAAEEAGVTPYPSAKELIPEIPFDEAAAAAAPEVPVEPEAPAAPEGNINVSVNVDLPAEQPPAEEEADEPALADDAEGEHEPDLIYGPPEAEDVPVVNEVTPVEEIEATIAEEEEEQAAAEEAIESARLTFGRRINARKSARPAKLRAPARARANSVKSARIVKAKVTTKARSARLQQLPQQQQFFVPQQFAAQQRQQPVFYYTAGQLQQW, encoded by the coding sequence ATGGCACGCTTCCTACAAATCCTGCTCGTCGCCTCACTGGCTTTCGCACTCTGCGCCGCCGAAGCGCCACGTTTCCGTGCACGCAATGGACGCCTACAACTCTCCAAGCAACGTAGCCGTTTCTTGGCACGTCAAGAAGCCGCTGAGGAAGCAGGTGTAACCCCATACCCCTCCGCCAAGGAATTGATACCAGAGATCCCATTCGATGAagctgccgccgctgctgcaCCTGAAGTACCCGTTGAACCCGAAGCACCAGCTGCACCAGAGGGTAACATAAATGTCTCTGTGAATGTTGATCTCCCAGCCGAGCAGCCACCAGCTGAGGAAGAAGCTGATGAACCCGCGCTCGCCGATGATGCTGAAGGTGAACACGAACCAGATCTCATCTATGGCCCACCAGAGGCTGAGGATGTGCCAGTTGTCAATGAAGTTACTCCCGTTGAAGAAATCGAAGCCACCATTGCTGAGGAAGAAGAGGAACAAGCAGCCGCTGAAGAGGCCATCGAATCTGCACGTTTGACTTTCGGTCGTCGCATCAACGCACGCAAATCCGCTCGTCCAGCTAAGTTGCGCGCTCCCGCTCGTGCGCGTGCCAACTCCGTGAAATCGGCCCGAATTGTTAAAGCCAAAGTTACGACCAAGGCACGCTCAGCTCGTCTGCAACaattgccacaacaacaacagttctTTGTGCCTCAACAGTTTGCGGCTCAACAACGCCAACAACCTGTCTTCTACTACACCGCTGGTCAACTGCAACAGTGGTAA